One Poecilia reticulata strain Guanapo linkage group LG4, Guppy_female_1.0+MT, whole genome shotgun sequence genomic window carries:
- the lpar3 gene encoding lysophosphatidic acid receptor 3 codes for MAQNNCYYNESMQFFYDKVGKRQGLNSTMLITVQVVGSTFCIFILVANSMVIAAVITNKRFHYPFYYLLANLAASDFLAGIAYVYLMFNTGDVSPTLTIREYFFRQGLLDVSLSASLANLLVIALERYISVMNWKVHSNLTKRRVILLIVLVWSISIFMGAVPSMGWNCICSLDSCSAMAPIFSRSYLIFWSVSNLIIFVAMVAIYMRIYAYVKRKTTMLMSHTSSSLNRKRTPIKLIKTVMAVLGAFVVCWTPGLIVMLLDGLKCEDCKLQKLKSLMLLLAVANSVMNPCIYSYKDEEMWTTFKNLMRCIGNGTRRQRSTRANAKPLGSSQDASTSPPASEERKSDDNGSLDS; via the exons ATGGCTCAGAATAACTGTTATTATAATGAGAGCATGCAGTTCTTCTACGACAAAGTCGGTAAGAGACAAGGCTTGAACAGCACCATGCTCATCACGGTCCAAGTGGTCGGCTCCACCTTCTGCATCTTCATCCTGGTCGCTAACTCCATGGTAATTGCTGCTGTAATAACCAACAAGAGGTTTCACTACCCCTTCTACTACCTTCTTGCCAACCTCGCTGCCTCKGACTTCCTGGCGGGCATAGCGTACGTGTACCTCATGTTCAACACGGGTGATGTGTCGCCAACGCTGACTATTCGCGAGTACTTTTTCCGCCAAGGACTTCTGGATGTCAGTCTGTCGGCGTCTCTGGCCAATCTTCTCGTCATTGCGCTGGAGCGCTACATCTCTGTAATGAACTGGAAAGTCCACAGCAACCTGACCAAGAGAAGGGTGATCTTGTTGATCGTTCTGGTGTGGAGCATCTCTATCTTCATGGGGGCGGTGCCCAGCATGGGCTGGAACTGCATCTGTAGCCTGGACAGTTGCTCGGCGATGGCTCCCATCTTTAGCAGGAGCTACTTGATTTTCTGGTCGGTTTCCAacctgattatttttgttgccaTGGTGGCAATCTACATGAGGATCTACGCGTACGTCAAGAGGAAGACAACGATGCTGATGTCACACACCTCCAGTTCCCTCAACCGCAAAAGGACGCCTATCAAGCTCATCAAGACGGTCATGGCTGTGCTCG GAGCCTTTGTGGTCTGCTGGACCCCGGGTCTTATTGTCATGCTCTTGGACGGCCTGAAATGTGAGGACTGTAAGCTGCAGAAACTRAAGAGCTTGATGCTGCTTCTGGCTGTTGCCAACTCCGTCATGAACCCCTGCATTTACTCCTACAAGGACGAGGAGATGTGGACAACGTTCAAAAACCTCATGCGCTGCATTGGAAACGGCACGCGGCGACAGCGGTCGACGCGCGCCAACGCCAAGCCGCTGGGCTCCAGTCAGGACGCGAGCACGAGTCCGCCGGcctcagaggaaagaaaaagtgatGACAATGGATCGCTCGATTCGTGA